A region of the Silene latifolia isolate original U9 population chromosome 9, ASM4854445v1, whole genome shotgun sequence genome:
aaatcgaccataaatccaactcgacatcttatacttgatacttggattaaatcaaccgacttagaaagctctcacatgttaggtttaaattattggatgcgcattcatgcatttaaaccgttttatcaacttttgcattcaaccaaccaagatcgatcaagagagGCGCTACATggcggcgggattgggtgtccgattaaagggcttcccaatacgtaccttcacctcttactcagaaactttggatagtggacgaccttatccaggacgtacgagagtcattctagagataggatgctaaagagggacgattccttatctttagtacctatgtcaaaccctgctttgtgcttcgtttgaccgaggtataaagtggattcgaacgggttccaagcatcccacaaatgcttggtggcgactccgaacatctctaatcgtttcgagacccttaccgagacgaaaccgaccaatcaaaaacgatccggtcgaaagcatttttacgccgccgagcgtggctttcaaaaagaccgttatacgtccaacagatcggcttggcgtgtaggtggttGTGTCCACAGGTACGCTTAATTTTCGTTAACTACGTTTTAATTTGTATCGTTTAAGTACGAGATCGATCAataaaaagattactaaaattaaaaAATCTGAAAactaaaaaaaaccataaaaattatcCATACAAAGATACTAAAATATCCATACAAACATAATCCGAACAAAGAGacaaacataaaaaataaaaacaaactagttgtaatactccgtatttatgagtctttgggtactctatcgagtaggccttactctgtcgagtaagggtgagttgcgttttaaaatagtttctgacctgttgggtactcgatcgagtaactaggatactcaatcgagtaagggggcactcgatcgagtatcttagatactcgatcgagtagccggtttacggggagttatttctcgggttttgttaattatgcgattaggtatataatcttttccgtcattgttcttaaacacttttcaaaacctaatttactgtcaaagagagaaagcaagtacgttcatccctttaatcgcattgttagcaaatcccggagtttggaaggtcggttttcatcgtttgttataccgttgagatccttgcgtcgagggtaagatctatgtaccctttttactgtttttcctttaagttggttaaaccctaatatggggatttgggggtttttgagtagtttgtgatttggtagcatttgtatgttgtatgataggaggaggtttcgtagaagaagctttttgatacagctgtagagaccgtctgatagttgtgcttttcaggtaggatttcctactcagtattagtcccataatgggatgattgttgatgtgttgtggttgattgaataatatagaaattgtattgtgacggtttgttgattgtgattgtttgtctctggttctcgaggcgtgtcctcggctgagtggggtcacttgcgggagtggcttcacgccctagtttcgcccttcgtggaacccgccacggaaggggatgtgcacattaatggacagggttatcgctcatcatgaggagcggggatttggtgggtacggctgcggtcccccactggcagggctggtccagtggactgtcggtgattgagattgttgggattggtgtgattgtgtgtgtgtgtgtgtgtgacggttaagctgtctatttatcttattgttgatatattgagttgtgtgattagtactgaccccggttgttgttttgtaaacctgcggtgatccattcgggggtggtgagcagctattgagcaggtatgatatgacgcgtatgggatagctgggatgagtcatcacgtggcagttagaagtcttccgctgtgtcagacgatgttttatagctctgatagttttagcgagagaccgtccgagaatcttgtatttctttttatcagtttggaattgctatgtaatcactttaaactttatttacttttaaagttgtttcgttattgtcttatgaatatcatgccacgggtaaccgagatggtggcatccttatacctgagtggtcttggtaaggcacttggagtatgggggtgttacactagtaGTCATACACGTCCTCATATTAGGGACGCATCTCCGCAAACAAATCCTCTAGAGTCTCTCTCTCGGCCTCCTCATTATCTTGCTGGAAGACATTCTTGAACTTACGACTAAGAGCTAGGGCGACCTCTGGCTCCTCATGAAAGTCGACAGACCGAAAATGGAGGCGGTGTGAGGGGGGATAAAAGTAGGGGTGTGAAATCTCCGCATACCAGGTCATGTATCCATCAGTACACTCGAAAGGCATATATGCTTTCCTTGACAGTTTTCGTAACGGTGTGATGGAGTTCTCGGTCATCCATGTCCTATCTGGCTCTTGCCCGAAGTCCAGCCTGTACGTCCCGTTCGCGGCCTGAGACTTAACAACCGCAATAGGCATCGGGACCGGGATAGCCTGAATATACCCAAACTGACGCATGCACCGATCCAGCCGGTACGGCTCAACTATATTAAGATGCCTGATAAAACCTGAGTAAGGCGATACTCTGCAAGCTCCCTGGGGACGGTTCCCGTAGGGCAACCATCGGACATGCTCCGACCTAAGATCGTCCAAACTATGACGATACAGCTGAAAAGTTTGAGAATCGCCCTTACCCCGAGGCAAGCTGGCCCAAGCCTGAACAAGAGGACGGTCCTCAAAAAAGAAACCACCGCCGGGTCAGAACCTGGGAAAGTACTCGTATATACATGCCTAGAGTAACGGTAGACACCCACTAACACCAGTACTATCTCGGCGCGATGCTATCCCTAACTGTCAGTACAAGTAAGCCAAACAAGCCGCACCCCAAGCATAGGAACCAACCCAATCAAGACTATCAAACAACGGCAACAACTGAGCGGACACCCTATCACCACTCTTATCCATGAAAATAGTATGACCCAGTAAAATCAAGAGGTAAGCCCATAACGAGTCATGCTCGTTCCCTAGGTAAACAACATTCCTCAAGTCCGATGTAAGTAAACCGCCATTCTTGTAGCGCGGTGGTACAACATCGGACTCAGAAACTCATAAAACCTCGCAATCTTTCCCCTCAGACCACTATCATCAGCCTCGCCCAAACCGTCCACAAGCACCCGCTCACCACTAACAGGTATCCCAAGAATATGCTGGACATCATGGAGCATGATACTAATCtttccaaaaggcatatggaaagtgttaGTATCCGGGTGCCACCTCTCGATAAAAGCACTAAGGAGGTTATCATCTAGACCGGTGGTAAAACACTCCCTCAAAACCCCAAGCCCGCTCGCCTGTACCCTAGCTGCAACAGCCTCACTAAGACATATCTGCTTAATCTCCCTCGCAGCTTTCGGCCTCTCGTAGAGCTTGATCCACGACCTCATATTCTCCGGGTTAGGGTCCGATCAACTGTTGAACGCAACGTGACCACCAAAACTTTGTAGGGTGCCAGTGTTACTAGGACCACCAGGAACGGACTCTCTCAAGATCCAAGAACTATCCCTCCTCGGCCTCCTCGACCTATCGGTGCTAGAGAACGGCTCTCTAACACTCGAATAGCATCCTCTACTATTTCGGCCCAACCTCAGACTCAACAACCTCTGCGGTGGCGGGTTCTCTTGGACCCGATACTCTCcagcatcctcctcctcctcctcggaacCGTCATCCGACGGCTCATCCTCTCTATCATGCTGGTAACTACCAGCAACCTCCCGTGACCTCGCCTCCTCCGACTTACTACCGATATGACCGGGAGTAGGCATCATAACCATTCGAGACGTCTCTCGAAGTGGCGGTGGCTCTTTGTGGGCCTGCTTAACTCGCAAACGACGCTTCGAGCCCGTAACAAACCGCCCAGCGGTACGGTCGTGTATGTTAGGCGGAGGCGGAGCATGCATGATGGCCTTTCCTCTTTCATTTCGATCTGCCATCTGCATTAAGAAAATAAAAGTTGTTAGAAAACACGTTAATCGACTAAAAAACATATAAAGTAACAAAAATCGGCAAATAATAGCAAAAAACacggtttttttaaaaaaaaaaaaaaataatttacaaCGGACGAAAGTGGAAATTGCACAGTTGACCACGGATCAAACCAAAGTTTGACCATGGACAAACGTGCAAAATCCACGTTCATCGTGGTAGAAACGGACCAATTCAACGTTCACCATGGTTGAAACGAAGGAAAATTACGTTTCACCATGGCTGAACGTAAAAATCTAACGTTTCACCATGGTTGAAACGTGATTTTCCAACGTTTCCCACGGTTGAAACGTGGTTTTCCCACGTTTGTCCCTGGTTGAACGTGATTTTCCCACGTTTGGCCGTGGATACCCCCTTCCCCAGTTTTTTCGACTAGCATtcgacacaaacaacaacaataatcgaCATCTAATTCAACCTATTTAGCAACCTGATTCAACTAATTAGcaacaaattaacacaaaacaaCAATACAATTACAACTAATTAGGAACAAAACAACTAACCAACTcaataataattcaactaattggATACAAAAACATAAACTAAATTCACCTAATTCAATTACTACCAAATCCAATCAATTTAATCGATTAGCAATAACAATAAATGAAAGAAAACTATTTAATTTCATAGTTTAACTCAATTAGATTCAATTCtaaactaatttaacaaaaaaaaaaagtcactTACCTTGTATGTAGCAGCGGCGTGGTGTCGGCGGCAGGGGCATGGTGGTAGCAGCAGTGTGGTGGTAGCAGCGGCGGCGGCggtgtggtagtggtggtggccgAATCGATTGAGTGTTGGTTGAAGttgatttttgagtttttttagtTAGAGAGAATTGTGTTCGTGTTAGTGAGATAATAGGGGCAATTATCGTCTTTTTTTTGAAAAACGTCGTTGATATTTACGAATCGGGTAGTTTAGTTATCTCAACTCCAAAATGCTAAACAAGATGTCCGTTGGGCTACTCACTATCTCCTCATAGCCACTGACCACTGTTCATCTATGTTCATTCAGGTAAAAACTCGTCCGTTTTTAGTAAAATGTATCATAGGATCACAAATTGTCGTGTAAGCCGCCTTATAGAAGTACATTGTAAACAGATCTACTTGTAACTGTTTGTTTACACAGTATAAATTGTTCAATTCAAATAGCTTCTACTTTGTACCGCTTGGAATATTGTAAGTTATTACCTtctgtaaaaaaaaaatttgttattTAGTTCTAGACTATGGTGAAATAAAAGTAAAATAGCGTGACTAAAAGTAAAATAGCGTGACTAAACACATTTTTGTTGGTGAAATAAAAGTAAAATAGCTAGCCTTAATTCTTGTTGGAGAAACTAAAATCCAGGCAGCGTCTTCTAACGCATCCAGGTTAGGTACCGGATCGGAGTTTGATGGGAGAACAAGTCCAACAAGAGAACGAAGAAGGAAACAAATGTTAGAGACTTAACAGGACTAAACACAATTTTGTTGGTCTTGGAAGTCTTTAGAAGGAAACAAAGATGAGAAAATTAATAAGGTATCGAATCACTTCTACTTAATAAAGGTTGTTAATATGGTATCAAATTAGTAACATGGCCGATAAATTGACATTCTAGAATCTAGATACAAACGGTAGTGTCTACACTTGAAGTCTTATTTGAAAAACTCCACCCAAGACAATCACCAATTATCTGATCATGAGATCTTCTCGTAACACTCAAACAATAATTCGTCCTAAACTCAACTCCAAAAATTCTAATATTTTCATTTAAAATTTCCGATTCTTTCTAGTTTCCTTATTGAACAAATACTTCGCCGTAACTTTAAATCCCGGTTCTGCCACCAATAATCATATCAACATTCAACTGTTTATAAACAATTCAACGTCAATTATTCAATAATACTGCACACCAAGGGAGTAAACAATCATTTCTTCAACAAATATCAAAAAATTCACAAAATTAACCTTGGCttctaattattataaataataataaacagCAATAATTAGGAACTCGAATTTAAATAGACTTAACTAGAAGTCAATAGCAAACAGTCGGGAATGCCAGTAATACCTGGGTTAAAAATAGAGTGAAAGCATAAGTTTGATAGTTTGATTACATTCAAGTCTTCAAAAAGATTAAACACCTGATGGCGATCAGGACACTGAACACCATAGTAAACAATTTCAAGAAATTTAGCTCGCCAAATGCTCACCAGATGAGGAGGAGCTATGCAAAACCGAACTGCATGGTTTGTTCCTCGGGAACAAATCCAACTTCGtgttttgttcttcaattcctttCCCTTCCTTAAACAACACCATGCTCTCTACATAAGTAGAcaagtaaaataaattacgatCTGCATTTATCTCTCTTAATGTTGTCCCACTTTGAGTTACTGGATCAATTGAAACAACCTCACTCTCCTCTTTTGGATAACCATCACGACCACTCTTCACCATGATAACTTCACCCTTTTTTCTAAAACTAAACGCCAAAGGCCTGCCATGTAGACTTAACTCAGcaatatcaaaatcaaaataaaacctcAAAGCCCTGGCATGTGGTAACTTAGCAATATCAAAATCAAATATCTTCTTCCAAGATTTAACAACCCCATCTTCTTTAAGTATCCATGCGCTGAAAGTGTTGTTTGCATCATTGTAGTTACTCTTCATCAAAGTCAATATTCCCTTATTCTCCTGAAGATGCAAATTCCGATTAAATCCTGACTTGCTCAATTTTAGGTCTCCCGGCAGTTGTATGGTCTCAAAACTCTCTGTAGACATGTCAAATTTGAGGAGCACAGTTTCATGATATGGAGCCACATAAGGCTTCCCAAGCCAATAAACAGAGCCATTAATGAAACGAGGGGTATACCCGCAGGAGTGATCTTTAATATCATAGCAAGGACCCTTATCGATAACCCTCCAGCACTCAGATTTCAAACTATAGACCTCCACCAGCGTTTGCGAGCTAAACCCATAACCAGTATCCTGTTCTACGAGTCGAACCACCTTGTAATCATCTGAAATAGGATCAAACCCGAACCCACAAACAGACGTATACGGACCAATCATATCAAATACGAATATAGGGCGAGGAACGTGAACACACTTCCTAATAGAGGGATTCCAAAGAATAATAAGAGTACCCTCCATTAGCAAATCATTAACCAAGCAAAGAACACCGTTTATGCAACCCACGACAGTAAAGCACTGTTCAGGATAAGCAAGGAAGGGGACAAGCAAGCCTTGAGTTTGGAAACCGGAAAAGGTATCGTCATCAGGGTCAAGATGGTACATTTCTTGCTTGTCGTGGGTTAAATAACGAAGTAACAAATGAGAATTGCTGTGTTGTGCAATGTGATCGGAGATAAAAGGGTGACTGGTGATTAAAGAGAGGAATGATTTGGACAGAATAGTGCATTTAATTAGGGTTTTCACAGGCAATCTATGTAAGATATTATTACTGATATCAGTAGGCAAATTATTCCACATAATTTTAGCAGAAAATTAAAGAAAGTAAATTAAAGATTGAAG
Encoded here:
- the LOC141600895 gene encoding F-box protein CPR1-like, coding for MWNNLPTDISNNILHRLPVKTLIKCTILSKSFLSLITSHPFISDHIAQHSNSHLLLRYLTHDKQEMYHLDPDDDTFSGFQTQGLLVPFLAYPEQCFTVVGCINGVLCLVNDLLMEGTLIILWNPSIRKCVHVPRPIFVFDMIGPYTSVCGFGFDPISDDYKVVRLVEQDTGYGFSSQTLVEVYSLKSECWRVIDKGPCYDIKDHSCGYTPRFINGSVYWLGKPYVAPYHETVLLKFDMSTESFETIQLPGDLKLSKSGFNRNLHLQENKGILTLMKSNYNDANNTFSAWILKEDGVVKSWKKIFDFDIAKLPHARALRFYFDFDIAELSLHGRPLAFSFRKKGEVIMVKSGRDGYPKEESEVVSIDPVTQSGTTLREINADRNLFYLSTYVESMVLFKEGKGIEEQNTKLDLFPRNKPCSSVLHSSSSSGEHLAS